Proteins encoded by one window of Haematobia irritans isolate KBUSLIRL chromosome 2, ASM5000362v1, whole genome shotgun sequence:
- the LOC142225996 gene encoding putative ATP-dependent RNA helicase DDX43 yields MIYGEGNRREQIGCVGDEAHRILDMGFDPQIRKISLDIRPDKQPVMTSARSPTFYRRLFEQSHTDEAHRILDMGFDPQIRKISLDIRPDKQPVMTSARSPTFYRRLFEQSHTDIISGEVNNLIATDIASCDLVIEDVTHVINFQFRNIEEYSNSAIFSYRTRSDWGIASELIPIPEEAGQDIPSDSRPWLNLLLKPKNAVLKKHINLIERNVVE; encoded by the exons atgatttatggagaaggcaatcgccgtgaacaaattggatgtgttggag atgaagctcatcgtattttggatatgggttttgaccctcagattcggaagatatcattggatatacggcccgataaacaacccgtaatgacaagtgctaggagtccgacattttaccgacggttatttgaacaatcccataccg atgaagctcatcgtattttggatatgggttttgaccctcagattcggaagatatcattggatatacggcccgataaacaacccgtaatgacaagtgctaggagtccgacattttaccgacggttatttgaacaatcccataccg atattatctcTGGTGAAGTAAACAATCTTATAGCAACTGATATCGCCTCATGTGACCTGGTCATAGAAGATgtaacccatgtcatcaatttccagttccgaaatatcgaagaatacagtaacagtgctatatttagttatagaactcgatccgattggggcatagcatcggaattaattcctatacctgaagaagctggtcaggatataccatctgactcccgaccatggctgaaccttttgctaaaaccaaagaacgctgtgctgaagaagcacataaatttaatcgAACGCAATGTGGTAGAGTAG
- the LOC142225998 gene encoding putative ATP-dependent RNA helicase DDX43 isoform X2 → MKISRYSTNRNDEAHRILDMGFDPQIRKISLDIRPDKQPVMTSARSPTFYRRLFEQSHTDIISGEVNNLIATDIASCDLVTVDITHVINFQFRNIEEYSNSAIFSYRTRSDWGIASELIPIPEEAGQDIPSDSRPWLNLLLKPKNAVLKKHIKLIERNVVE, encoded by the exons atgaagatctcacggtacagcacaaacagaaatg atgaagctcatcgtattttggatatgggttttgaccctcagattcggaagatatcattggatatacggcccgataaacaacctgtaatgacaagtgctaggagtccgacattttaccgacggttatttgaacaatcccataccg atattatctcTGGTGAAGTAAACAATCTTATAGCAACTGATATCGCCTCATGTGACCTGGTCACAGTagatataacccatgtcatcaatttccagttccgaaatatcgaagaatacagtaacagtgctatatttagttatagaactcgatccgattggggcatagcatcggaattaattcctatacctgaagaagctggtcaggatataccatctgactcccgaccatggctgaaccttttgctaaaaccaaagaacgcTGTGCTGAAGAAGCACATAAAATTAATCGAACGCAATGTGGTAGAGTAG
- the LOC142225995 gene encoding putative ATP-dependent RNA helicase DDX43 isoform X1, whose translation MIYGEGNRREQIGCVGDEAHRILDMGFDPQIRKISLDIRPDKQPVMTSARSPTFYRRLFEQSHTDIISGEVNNFIATDIASCDLVIEDITHVINFQFRNIEEYSNSAIFSYRTRSDWGIASELIPIPEEAGQDIPSDSRPWLNLLLKPKNAVLKKYIIERNVVE comes from the exons atgatttatggagaaggcaatcgccgtgaacaaattggatgtgttggag atgaagctcatcgtattttggatatgggttttgaccctcagattcggaagatatcattggatatacggcccgataaacaacccgtaatgacaagtgctaggagtccgacattttaccgacggttatttgaacaatcccataccg atattatctctggtgaagtaaacaattttatagcAACTGATATCGCCTCATGTGACCTGGTCATAGaagatataacccatgtcatcaatttccagttccgaaatatcgaagaatacagtaacagtgctatatttagttatagaactcgatccgattggggcatagcatcggaattaattcctatacctgaagaagctggtcaggatataccatctgactcccgaccatggctgaaccttttgctaaaaccaaagaacgcTGTGCTGAAGAAGTACATAATCGAACGCAATGTGGTAGAGTAG
- the LOC142225998 gene encoding putative ATP-dependent RNA helicase DDX43 isoform X1 — MIYGEGNRREQIGCVGDEAHRILDMGFDPQIRKISLDIRPDKQPVMTSARSPTFYRRLFEQSHTDIISGEVNNLIATDIASCDLVTVDITHVINFQFRNIEEYSNSAIFSYRTRSDWGIASELIPIPEEAGQDIPSDSRPWLNLLLKPKNAVLKKHIKLIERNVVE; from the exons atgatttatggagaaggcaatcgccgtgaacaaattggatgtgttggag atgaagctcatcgtattttggatatgggttttgaccctcagattcggaagatatcattggatatacggcccgataaacaacctgtaatgacaagtgctaggagtccgacattttaccgacggttatttgaacaatcccataccg atattatctcTGGTGAAGTAAACAATCTTATAGCAACTGATATCGCCTCATGTGACCTGGTCACAGTagatataacccatgtcatcaatttccagttccgaaatatcgaagaatacagtaacagtgctatatttagttatagaactcgatccgattggggcatagcatcggaattaattcctatacctgaagaagctggtcaggatataccatctgactcccgaccatggctgaaccttttgctaaaaccaaagaacgcTGTGCTGAAGAAGCACATAAAATTAATCGAACGCAATGTGGTAGAGTAG
- the LOC142225995 gene encoding putative ATP-dependent RNA helicase DDX43 isoform X2, with amino-acid sequence MKISRYSTNRNDEAHRILDMGFDPQIRKISLDIRPDKQPVMTSARSPTFYRRLFEQSHTDIISGEVNNFIATDIASCDLVIEDITHVINFQFRNIEEYSNSAIFSYRTRSDWGIASELIPIPEEAGQDIPSDSRPWLNLLLKPKNAVLKKYIIERNVVE; translated from the exons atgaagatctcacggtacagcacaaacagaaatg atgaagctcatcgtattttggatatgggttttgaccctcagattcggaagatatcattggatatacggcccgataaacaacccgtaatgacaagtgctaggagtccgacattttaccgacggttatttgaacaatcccataccg atattatctctggtgaagtaaacaattttatagcAACTGATATCGCCTCATGTGACCTGGTCATAGaagatataacccatgtcatcaatttccagttccgaaatatcgaagaatacagtaacagtgctatatttagttatagaactcgatccgattggggcatagcatcggaattaattcctatacctgaagaagctggtcaggatataccatctgactcccgaccatggctgaaccttttgctaaaaccaaagaacgcTGTGCTGAAGAAGTACATAATCGAACGCAATGTGGTAGAGTAG
- the LOC142225992 gene encoding putative ATP-dependent RNA helicase DDX43, which yields MTSARSPTFYRRLFEQSHTDIISGEVNNLIATDIASCDLVIEDVTHVINFQFRNIEEYSNSAIFSYRTRSDWGIASELIPIPEEAGQDIPSDSRPWLNLLLKPKNAVLKKHIIERNVVE from the exons atgacaagtgctaggagtccgacattttaccgacggttatttgaacaatcccataccg atattatctcTGGTGAAGTAAACAATCTTATAGCAACTGATATCGCCTCATGTGACCTGGTCATAGAAGATgtaacccatgtcatcaatttccagttccgaaatatcgaagaatacagtaacagtgctatatttagttatagaactcgatccgattggggcatagcatcggaattaattcctatacctgaagaagctggtcaggatataccatctgactcccgaccatggctgaaccttttgctaaaaccaaagaacgcTGTGCTGAAGAAGCACATAATCGAACGCAATGTGGTAGAGTAG
- the LOC142225997 gene encoding putative ATP-dependent RNA helicase DDX43, giving the protein MEKAIAVNKLDVLEMKLIVFWIWKISLDIRPDKQPVMTSARSPTFYRRLFEQSHTDIISGEVNNLIATDIASRDLVIEDITHVINFQFRNIEEYSNSAIFSYRTRSDWGIASELIPIPEEAGQDIPSDSRPWLNLLLKPKNAVLKKHIIERNVVE; this is encoded by the exons atggagaaggcaatcgccgtgaacaaattggatgtgttggag atgaagctcatcgtattttggatatggaagatatcattggatatacggcccgataaacaacccgtaatgacaagtgctaggagtccgacattttaccgacggttatttgaacaatcccataccg atattatctcTGGTGAAGTAAACAATCTTATAGCAACTGATATCGCCTCACGTGACCTGGTCATAGaagatataacccatgtcatcaatttccagttccgaaatatcgaagaatacagtaacagtgctatatttagttatagaactcgatccgattggggcatagcatcggaattaattcctatacctgaagaagctggtcaggatataccatctgactcccgaccatggctgaaccttttgctaaaaccaaagaacgcTGTGCTGAAGAAGCACATAATCGAACGCAATGTGGTAGAGTAG
- the LOC142225993 gene encoding putative ATP-dependent RNA helicase DDX43 isoform X2, with protein MLYIKIFHSHSVLASIRELACKLRREQQNSFRNMIYGEGNRREQIGCVGDEAHRILDMGFDPQIRKISLDIRPDKQPVMTSARSPTFYRRLFEQSHTDIISGEVNNLIATDIASCDLVIEDVTHVINFQFRNIEEYSNSAIFSYRTRSDWGIASELIPIPEEAGQDIPSDSRPWLNLLLKPKNAVLKKHIIERNVVE; from the exons atgttgtacatcaaaatattccacagccATAGCGTTTTGGCGTCAATACGTGAATTGGCATGCAAATTGAGAAGggaacaacagaattcattcaggaatatgatttatggagaaggcaatcgccgtgaacaaattggatgtgttggag atgaagctcatcgtattttggatatgggttttgaccctcagattcggaagatatcattggatatacggcccgataaacaacctgtaatgacaagtgctaggagtccgacattttaccgacggttatttgaacaatcccataccg atattatctcTGGTGAAGTAAACAATCTTATAGCAACTGATATCGCCTCATGTGACCTGGTCATAGAAGATgtaacccatgtcatcaatttccagttccgaaatatcgaagaatacagtaacagtgctatatttagttatagaactcgatccgattggggcatagcatcggaattaattcctatacctgaagaagctggtcaggatataccatctgactcccgaccatggctgaaccttttgctaaaaccaaagaacgcTGTGCTGAAGAAGCACATAATCGAACGCAATGTGGTAGAGTAG
- the LOC142225993 gene encoding putative ATP-dependent RNA helicase DDX43 isoform X1, with amino-acid sequence MLYIKIFHSHSVLASIRELACKLRREQQNSFRNMIYGEGNRREQIGCVGDEAHRILDMGFDPQIRKISLDIRPDKQPVMTSARSPTFYRRLFEQSHTDIISGEANNLIATDIASCDLVIEDITHVINFQFRNIEEYSNSAIFSYRTRSDWGIASELIPIHEEAGQDIPSDSRPWLNLLLKPKNAVLKKYIIERNVVE; translated from the exons atgttgtacatcaaaatattccacagccATAGCGTTTTGGCGTCAATACGTGAATTGGCATGCAAATTGAGAAGggaacaacagaattcattcaggaatatgatttatggagaaggcaatcgccgtgaacaaattggatgtgttggag atgaagctcatcgtattttggatatgggttttgaccctcagattcggaagatatcattggatatacggcccgataaacaacctgtaatgacaagtgctaggagtccgacattttaccgacggttatttgaacaatcccataccg atattatctcTGGTGAAGCAAACAATCTTATAGCAACTGATATCGCCTCATGTGACCTGGTCATAGaagatataacccatgtcatcaatttccagttccgaaatatcgaagaatacagtaacagtgctatatttagttatagaactcgatccgattggggcatagcatcggaattaattcctatacatgaagaagctggtcaggatataccatctgactcccgaccatggctgaaccttttgctaaaaccaaagaacgcTGTGCTGAAGAAGTACATAATCGAACGCAATGTGGTAGAGTAG
- the LOC142225993 gene encoding putative ATP-dependent RNA helicase DDX43 isoform X3 — MIYGEGNRREQIGCVGDEAHRILDMGFDPQIRKISLDIRPDKQPVMTSARSPTFYRRLFEQSHTDIISGEANNLIATDIASCDLVIEDITHVINFQFRNIEEYSNSAIFSYRTRSDWGIASELIPIHEEAGQDIPSDSRPWLNLLLKPKNAVLKKYIIERNVVE, encoded by the exons atgatttatggagaaggcaatcgccgtgaacaaattggatgtgttggag atgaagctcatcgtattttggatatgggttttgaccctcagattcggaagatatcattggatatacggcccgataaacaacctgtaatgacaagtgctaggagtccgacattttaccgacggttatttgaacaatcccataccg atattatctcTGGTGAAGCAAACAATCTTATAGCAACTGATATCGCCTCATGTGACCTGGTCATAGaagatataacccatgtcatcaatttccagttccgaaatatcgaagaatacagtaacagtgctatatttagttatagaactcgatccgattggggcatagcatcggaattaattcctatacatgaagaagctggtcaggatataccatctgactcccgaccatggctgaaccttttgctaaaaccaaagaacgcTGTGCTGAAGAAGTACATAATCGAACGCAATGTGGTAGAGTAG
- the LOC142225993 gene encoding putative ATP-dependent RNA helicase DDX43 isoform X4: protein MKISRYSTNRNDEAHRILDMGFDPQIRKISLDIRPDKQPVMTSARSPTFYRRLFEQSHTDIISGEANNLIATDIASCDLVIEDITHVINFQFRNIEEYSNSAIFSYRTRSDWGIASELIPIHEEAGQDIPSDSRPWLNLLLKPKNAVLKKYIIERNVVE, encoded by the exons atgaagatctcacggtacagcacaaacagaaatg atgaagctcatcgtattttggatatgggttttgaccctcagattcggaagatatcattggatatacggcccgataaacaacctgtaatgacaagtgctaggagtccgacattttaccgacggttatttgaacaatcccataccg atattatctcTGGTGAAGCAAACAATCTTATAGCAACTGATATCGCCTCATGTGACCTGGTCATAGaagatataacccatgtcatcaatttccagttccgaaatatcgaagaatacagtaacagtgctatatttagttatagaactcgatccgattggggcatagcatcggaattaattcctatacatgaagaagctggtcaggatataccatctgactcccgaccatggctgaaccttttgctaaaaccaaagaacgcTGTGCTGAAGAAGTACATAATCGAACGCAATGTGGTAGAGTAG